The Caldicellulosiruptoraceae bacterium PP1 nucleotide sequence AGATAAGTTAAAATTGGAAATTGACCAAATTGAAAGAAAGTTAAATAATAAATATCAAATAAGAGATATTGAAAAATTCAATAAGTTTATTAATGATTACTTTAAAAAAGAATGGCATGAAATATACAGATTAAAGGCTGAAAAAATAACTCTTGATTATGATAAAACAATAGAAAACTTAAAAAATATACTTGATGATCTTAAGTGGCAAATTTATAATGTTAGTTTAATAAAAGATAAATTCTTTAATAAATTGAATAATTTAAGTAGATTATTAAATGAAGATAATATTCAAAGTAATAATTTATTAAATAAACGATTAAAATATGATTTTATTGTTGATGATGAGGTAATTATACCCAAAAATGTTATTATTACTGAGAATTTGGTTGAAAGAATAAAGCAAAAAGGTTTAATGATTGAATTATTAAAACATCTTGCAAGGGAGGATATGTAAAATGAATGAAAATATCAAAGAATTAATTTTAGAAATATTAGAGCAAAATTCAAAAATAACTAACAAAGAAATATCAATAATGTTAGGGATAGATGAATATAAAGTATTAGAATATATCAAGGAGTTAGAAGATGATAAAGTTATTGTAAAGTACAATACAATAATAAACTGGGAAAAAACAGAAAAAGATGTTGTTCAAGCTATTATTGAAGTAAAGGTTACACCTCAAAGAGGAGTAGGTTTTGATGCAATTGCAAAAAGAATATATAAGTTTCCTGAGGTTAAAGCAGTATATTTATTATCAGGAAACTATGACTTACATGTTATTGTAGAAGGTAAAACTATGAAAGACATAGCTCATTTTGTTGGTTCTAAATTAGCCCCATTAGAATATGTATTAAGTACTGCAACTCATTTTATTATGAAAAAATACAAGGATGCAGGAATAATACTAGATGATGAAGAAAAGGACGATAGGGAGGTTATCACTCTGTGAACATAGAAAATTTTCTTTCAGAAACTGTTAAATCAATTCCACCCTCTGGTATTAGAAAATTTTTTGATATTGTTTCAGAAATGAAAGATGCTATTTCGTTAGGTGTTGGTGAACCAGATTTTGTAACACCTTGGGTAGTTCGTGAAGCTGGTATTTATGCAATTGAAGATGGTCATACTCATTATACATCTAATTCTGGTTTAAAAGAATTAAGATTTGAAATTAGTAAATACCTTAGAGAAAGATACAATGTAAAATATGACAATTATCAAGAACAAATATTAGTAACTGTAGGTGCAAGTGAGGCAATAGATATTGCTTTAAGAAGTATAATTAACCCAGGTGATGAAGTAATAATTCATGAGCCTTCATTTGTTTCTTATAAAGCTTGTACAAAATTTTCAGGTGGTATTCCAGTAATTGTTGAAACAAAAAGTCAAAATCAATTTAAGCTGAGAGTTGATGATATAGCATCAAAAATCACTTCTAAAACCAAGGCTATTATACTTTCTTATCCTAATAATCCTACTGGTGCTATTATGGATTATTATGACCTTAAAGAGCTTGCTGATTTTCTGAAAGATAAAGATATCTTTGTTATTGCAGATGATATATACAGCGAACTTACATATGGACAACACCATGTTTCAATTGCTTCTTTTCCTTATATGTATGATAAAACAATACTTATCAATGGTTTTTCAAAGGCATTTGCAATGACTGGGTGGAGATTAGGATTTGCAGCTGGAAATGAAACATTAATAAAAGCTATGACAAAGGTACATCAATATATAATTATGAGTGCTCCAACAATGGCACAATATGCAGCAATTGAAGCTCTAAGAAATGGATTTTCAGATGTTACAAAAATGGTTCAAGAATATGATAGAAGACGTAGATTATTGGTTACTAAACTAAACGAAATTGGTCTTGAATGTTTTGAACCAAAAGGTGCATTTTATGTATTTCCATCTATAAAATCTACTGGTTTGACATCAGACCAATTTTGCCACCAGTTATTATACAGGGAAAAAGTAGCTGTTGTTCCTGGAAATGCATTTGGTAGTTGCGGTGAAGGATTTATCAGAATATCGTATGCTTATTCATTAGAAACAATAAAAGAAGCTTTAATTAGGATTGAAAGATTTATTAATTTTCTAAAAACAGATGAATCTAAAGTATTTTTAAAAGTCGAATAAAATAATTAGGTAATTTGGCTTTTATATTATAATTAGTATTGTTAAACCAAAAATAAAAATTAACATTAAATGAATGTAAAAATAATTTTTCAAAACCATCATCAAATCCATATATTTTATCACCTAATATAGGATTACCAATATAGCTTAGATGCACTCTAAGCTGATGCGTACGTCCTGTATGAGGAATTAATAATATAAAAGAATAATTTTCATATTCTTTTATTACTTTGTATTGAGTTAAAGCACTATATCCGTTTTCATTTATCTCTCTTTTTACTTTTTCTCCTGATATCGATATTGGCAGATTAATAATTCCTTCTTTGTTTTGCATTTTGCCATGAACAATGGCAAAATATTTTTTTTCTATATTTTTGCTGATCATTAATTCAGAAACTAAACTATGAATATAAGAATGTTTAGCTATTAAAACTACTCCAGAAGTATCTTTATCTAATCTATTAACCAAATGACAACTTAATCCATTTTTATTTAAATAATATTCAACATAATTTGCTAGTGAATCAGTATAATGACCTTTTGACGGATGTGTTGCTATTCCACTTTCTTTATTTACAGCTAAAAAAAATTCATCTTCAAAAACAATATTAAATGGACTATATACAGGTAAAATATTTGCTTTACGATCAATTAAATCAATAATAATTTCAGTATTCATAGACACTTTTTGATTAATAGAAAAAATAGGAGGATTTATTATTATTTTATTTTCTTTTTTAAGTAATGTAAGCATTCTATCAGAAATCTTGAATTTTTCTCTTAAAATTTGTTTATATGTTAATTTTATATCTTCTTCTTTAACCTTATAATATAAATTCATATATTTAAAAAACTCCTTTATTAGTATATATTATTAATATATTATAAATGCAAAATTACTCAAAATAAATATTGTTAAGAGGTGGAAATTTTAAATGTCATTTAAGTCTGGGTTTGTTGCAATTATCGGAAGACCTAATGTTGGTAAATCTACTTTAATGAACTTATTAGTTGGTTCAAAGGTTTCGATAATTTCACCAAAACCACAAACAACAAGGAATAGTATAAGAGGGATATTAACAAAGGATAAATATCAAATAATTTTTATTGATACTCCTGGTGTTCATACTCCTAAAAATAAACTTTCTGAATATATGGTTAAAATTTCAGAAAACACTTTAACAGAGGTTGAATTAATTTTATACATTGTTGAAGCTACTGATTATTTGATAGGAAAATGGGATGAATATATAATAAGTAAACTGAATAACGTAAAAACACCAAAAATGCTAGTGGTTAATAAATCAGATTTAGCAAGCAAAGATGATATTGAAAGAGTAAAATCACTATTTTCTAAAGTTTGTAATTTCGACTATACAATAGATGTATCAGCTATCGATGGTAGTAATTGTGATTTATTAATCAATAAGATCATAGAAATATTACCTGAGGGTCCTAAATATTATTATGATGATATGATTACTGATTCAAGTGAACGTTTTATAGCTTCAGAAATTATTAGAGAGAAAATATTGAATAATTTATTAGATGAAATACCACATGGCATTGGAGTTGTAATCGAGAAATTTTCTGAAAGAGCAGATAAAGAACTTATTGACATAATTGCTACCATTTATTGTGAAAAGGAATCTCATAAATCTATTATTATTGGTAAAAATGGTAGTATGTTAAAAAGAATTGGTATTCAAGCCCGAGAAGAATTAGAAGTAATTTTTGGAATTAAAATAAACCTTCAATTATGGGTAAAAGTCAAAAAAAATTGGAGAGATGATATTAATTCAATGCGATATTTAGGATATAACATTAAAGAGGTTTAATCTTATGAAATATATCAAATTAAATGGGATTGTATTAAAAGAAACAGATTTTGAAGATACAAGCAAGATATTGACATTACTCACTGATAAAAAGGGCAAAATACAAGTAATTTCGAAAAATTGTAAAAGAACACATAATAGTTTAATTGGTGTGTCTCAACCACTTATTTATTCAGAATTTATTTTAAAAAAAAGTAATGATATTTATTTAATTGTATCAGCATCAATAATTGAATCTTTTTTTGAAATTTCAAAAAGTCTTGACCAAACTATCTATGCAAGCTATTTTATTGAACTTATTGATAACTTTCTCGATTTTGAACAAGAAGATGAGAACTATCTAAGGTTACTTCTTAATACCTTATTTTTACTTAAAAACAATTTTGATAAAGAGGTTTTAGCAAGAATATTTGAAATCAAAGTGTTAAGTATATCTGGTTTTTTGCCTAATCTTATTTATTGCAATAAATGTGGTAGAACAGATATTGATGAAGTATTTTTCTCTTTTGAAGAAGGATGTATTTATTGTTCTAGCTGTAAAAAGAAACACAATCCTTCTATAACATTAGATACCATAAAAACAATATTATTAATTAATGCTACTGAATTAAAAAAAATTCATAAAATTGAGATTCCAAATCATGTTAATAAACAATTAAGCTCTATAATTTCGAAGTATATTTCTATTATACTTCAGAAAGAGATTCATATTCTTGATTTTTTAAAGTTTATAAAATAAAATAATAAAGATTAACATACTTTATGAAAAAGGTGGTAACAATAAAATGGTTACAATGGATGAGATAGTTTCACTTTGTAAAAGACGTGGCTTTATATTTCAATCAAGCGAGATATATGGTGGTTTAAATAGTTGTTGGGATTATGGACCACTTGGGGTAGAACTCAAAAATAATGTTAAAAGATTGTGGTGGAAGGCTAATGTTCAACAAAGAGATGATATGGTTGGGTTAGACTCAAGTATATTAATGAATCCAAGAATTTGGGAAGCAAGCGGACATGTAAGTAATTTTGCTGATCCAATGGCTGATTGTAAAAAATGTAAAAAAAGATGGAGAGTTGATACCCTTCAAGAATACAAATGTCCTGAATGCGGTGGAGAGCTTACTGAAGCAAGAATGTTTAATTTAATGTTTAAAACCTTTATGGGCCCTGTTGAAGACGACTCAGCAATAGTATATCTTAGACCTGAAACTGCACAAGGTATTTTTGTTAATTTTTTAAATGTTCAACAAACAATGAGAAAAAAACTCCCATTTGGTATTGCACAAATTGGAAAATCATTTAGAAATGAAATAACCCCTGGAAACTTTACATTTAGAACTAGAGAATTTGAACAAATGGAAATTGAATACTTTGTAAAACCTGGCACAGATGATTTTTGGCATCAGGATTGGATAAAAAGAAGATTAGAATGGTATTATAAACTTGGAATAAAAAAAGAAAATATAAAAGTTCGTGAACATGAAAAGGATGAACTTGCACACTATGCAAAAGGTTGTGTTGATATAGAATATCTATTCCCTATGGGCTGGTCTGAATTAGAGGGAATTGCAAATAGAACTGATTTTGATTTATCTAGACATCAAGAATTTAGTGGACAGAATCTTACTTATTTTGATGATGAAACAAAACAAAGATTTATACCATACGTTATTGAACCATCTGCAGGTGCTGATAGAGCCACTCTTGCATTTTTAATTGATTCTTATGAAAATCAACAGATTGATGAAAAGGATTCAAGAGTGGTATTACATCTTCATCCTGCAATTGCTCCCATTAAAGCAGGTATTTTCCCATTAGTAAAAAAGGAAGAGCTTATTTCAAAAGCTAAAGATATTTATAAAAAACTTAGACTTAAATGGATGGTCCAATACGACGAAACAGGTAGTATCGGAAAAAGGTATAGAAGACAAGATGAAATTGGTACACCTTTTGGAGTTACTGTAGATTTTCAAACACTTGAAGATAATACTGTTACAATAAGAGATAGAGATTCAATGGAACAAGAAAGAATTTCTATAAATGAATTAGAAAATTACTTACAAGAAAAAATTGAAATATCTTTTGATTAATTATAATAATTAATAAAATACTATTATCAAATTAGTAAAATATGTTATAATAATTAATGTTGCGTTATGCAAATAATTTTTTTAAAATATTTCATGTTATTTTAACATAGGAGGGGATTTATTTGGGTAAGAAGTATGTATATTTATTCCAAGAAGGAAATAAGGATATGAGAGAGCTTCTTGGAGGAAAAGGTGCAAACCTCGCTGAAATGACAAACTTAGGTCTCCCAGTTCCACAAGGTTTTACAGTAACTACCGAGGCTTGTACAAGATACTATGAAGAAGGCGAAAAGATTTCAGACGACATAATAGCAGAAATTCTCGAAAAATTAGCAGAATTAGAAAAGATAGCTGGCAAAAAATTTGGTGATCCATCAAATCCATTGCTTGTATCAGTAAGAAGTGGTGCAAGAGTTTCAATGCCTGGCATGATGGATACAATATTAAATCTTGGTATGAATGACAAAGTTGTTGTTGGCTTAGCAGAACTTACTAACAATGAAAGATTTGCTTATGACTCATATAGAAGATTCATTCAAATGTTCTCAGATGTTGTTATGGGAATTGAAAAAGCTAAATTTGAAAAAATTCTTGATGAAGTAAAAGAAAAATATGGTGCAAAATATGATACAGATTTAACAGCTGAAAATTTAAAAGAAGTTGTTGCAAAATACAAAGAATTATATAAAGAAGAAAAAGGTACAGAATTCCCACAAGATCCAAAAGAACAGCTACTTGAAGCAGTAAAAGCTGTTTTTAGATCATGGAATAATCCAAGAGCTATTGTTTACAGAAGACTCAATGAAATTCCACATGATTGGGGTACAGCTGTAAACGTACAAATGATGGCTTATGGAAATATGGGTAATGACTCTGGTACTGGTGTTGCTTTCACAAGAAACCCATCAACAGGTGAAAAAGAACTCTATGGTGAATTCTTAATGAATGCTCAAGGTGAAGACGTTGTTGCTGGTATTAGAACACCTCAACCAATTGCTGCATTAAAAGAAACAATGCCAGAAGTTTATAACCAATTTGCTGAAATTGCAAAGAAGCTTGAAACATATTACAAAGATATGCAGGATATGGAGTTTACTATTGAGAAAGGTAAACTTTATATGCTTCAAACAAGAAATGGTAAGAGAACTGCACAAGCAGCTTTAAAGATAGCTGTTGATTTAGTTGAAGAAGGTCTTATTACTAAAGAAGATGCTCTTTTAAAAGTTGATCCAAAACAACTTGATTCATTATTACACCCTGCATTTGAACCAAAAGCATTAAAAGCAGCAAAACCAATTGCAAAAGGGCTTCCAGCATCCCCAGGTGCTGCTACTGGTAAAGTTTACTTTACAGCTGAAGAAGCTAAGAATGCTGTTGAATCAGGTGAAAAGAAGGTTATTCTTGTAAGACTTGAAACATCTCCAGAAGATATAGAAGGTATGGTTGCAGCACAAGGTATTCTTACTGCAAGAGGTGGTATGACATCACATGCTGCTGTTGTTGCAAGAGGTATGGGTAAATGCTGCGTTGCTGGTTGTGGCGATATAACAATTAATGAAGAAGAAAAATACTTTACAACTCCAGATGGAAAGAAATTTAATGAAGGTGATTGGATTTCACTTGATGGTAGCACAGGATATGTTTATGAAGGGCAGTTACCAACTCAAGATCCTGAGCTCACTGGCTACTTTGGTACATTTATGCAATGGGCTGATGAAATAAGAAGACTAAGAGTTAGAACAAATGCTGATACTCCTAGAGATGCTGCTCAAGCAAGAAAATTTGGTGCTGAAGGTATTGGTCTTTGCAGAACTGAGCACATGTTCTTTGAAGAAGACAGAATACCAGCAATGAGAGAAATGATTGTAGCAAGAACAGAAGAGCAAAGAAGAAAAGCTCTTGATAAGCTTCTCCCAATGCAAAGAGGAGATTTTGAAGCATTATATAGAGAAATGAAGGGTTATCCAGTTACAATAAGACTTCTTGACCCACCACTACATGAATTCTTACCAAAAGAAGATGAAGCAATTGCAGATCTTGCAAAAGAAATGGGCATGACATTTGATGAATTAAAATCAGTTGTTGAAAGCTTGCATGAACTCAATCCAATGCTTGGTCATAGAGGTTGTCGTCTTGCTGTAACTTATCCTGAAATTGCAGAAATGCAAACAAGAGCTATTATAGAAGCTGCTATTAATGTTAGAAAAGAAGGAATTGATGTTATTCCTGAAATAATGATACCTCTTGTTGGTGAAGTAAAAGAATTAAAGTATGTTAAAGATATTATTGTTAAAACAGCTGAAAAGGTTATGGAAGAAAAAGGTGTTAAGATAGAATATAAAGTAGGTACAATGATTGAGATTCCAAGAGCAGCTTTAACAGCAGATGAGATTGCTAAAGAAGCTGAATTCTTCTCATTTGGTACAAATGACTTAACTCAGATGACATTTGGTTTCTCAAGAGATGATGCTGGCAAATTCTTAAATGATTACTATGATAAAAAGATATTTGAAACTGACCCATTTGCAAGAATTGATGAAAATGGTGTTGGTAAGC carries:
- the ppdK gene encoding pyruvate, phosphate dikinase, which gives rise to MGKKYVYLFQEGNKDMRELLGGKGANLAEMTNLGLPVPQGFTVTTEACTRYYEEGEKISDDIIAEILEKLAELEKIAGKKFGDPSNPLLVSVRSGARVSMPGMMDTILNLGMNDKVVVGLAELTNNERFAYDSYRRFIQMFSDVVMGIEKAKFEKILDEVKEKYGAKYDTDLTAENLKEVVAKYKELYKEEKGTEFPQDPKEQLLEAVKAVFRSWNNPRAIVYRRLNEIPHDWGTAVNVQMMAYGNMGNDSGTGVAFTRNPSTGEKELYGEFLMNAQGEDVVAGIRTPQPIAALKETMPEVYNQFAEIAKKLETYYKDMQDMEFTIEKGKLYMLQTRNGKRTAQAALKIAVDLVEEGLITKEDALLKVDPKQLDSLLHPAFEPKALKAAKPIAKGLPASPGAATGKVYFTAEEAKNAVESGEKKVILVRLETSPEDIEGMVAAQGILTARGGMTSHAAVVARGMGKCCVAGCGDITINEEEKYFTTPDGKKFNEGDWISLDGSTGYVYEGQLPTQDPELTGYFGTFMQWADEIRRLRVRTNADTPRDAAQARKFGAEGIGLCRTEHMFFEEDRIPAMREMIVARTEEQRRKALDKLLPMQRGDFEALYREMKGYPVTIRLLDPPLHEFLPKEDEAIADLAKEMGMTFDELKSVVESLHELNPMLGHRGCRLAVTYPEIAEMQTRAIIEAAINVRKEGIDVIPEIMIPLVGEVKELKYVKDIIVKTAEKVMEEKGVKIEYKVGTMIEIPRAALTADEIAKEAEFFSFGTNDLTQMTFGFSRDDAGKFLNDYYDKKIFETDPFARIDENGVGKLVKMAAELGKKTRPDIKLGICGEHGGDPSSVEFCHNAGLNYVSCSPYRVPIARLAAAQAEVKSRKKTFIDK
- the era gene encoding GTPase Era encodes the protein MSFKSGFVAIIGRPNVGKSTLMNLLVGSKVSIISPKPQTTRNSIRGILTKDKYQIIFIDTPGVHTPKNKLSEYMVKISENTLTEVELILYIVEATDYLIGKWDEYIISKLNNVKTPKMLVVNKSDLASKDDIERVKSLFSKVCNFDYTIDVSAIDGSNCDLLINKIIEILPEGPKYYYDDMITDSSERFIASEIIREKILNNLLDEIPHGIGVVIEKFSERADKELIDIIATIYCEKESHKSIIIGKNGSMLKRIGIQAREELEVIFGIKINLQLWVKVKKNWRDDINSMRYLGYNIKEV
- a CDS encoding Lrp/AsnC family transcriptional regulator, with translation MNENIKELILEILEQNSKITNKEISIMLGIDEYKVLEYIKELEDDKVIVKYNTIINWEKTEKDVVQAIIEVKVTPQRGVGFDAIAKRIYKFPEVKAVYLLSGNYDLHVIVEGKTMKDIAHFVGSKLAPLEYVLSTATHFIMKKYKDAGIILDDEEKDDREVITL
- a CDS encoding glycine--tRNA ligase codes for the protein MDEIVSLCKRRGFIFQSSEIYGGLNSCWDYGPLGVELKNNVKRLWWKANVQQRDDMVGLDSSILMNPRIWEASGHVSNFADPMADCKKCKKRWRVDTLQEYKCPECGGELTEARMFNLMFKTFMGPVEDDSAIVYLRPETAQGIFVNFLNVQQTMRKKLPFGIAQIGKSFRNEITPGNFTFRTREFEQMEIEYFVKPGTDDFWHQDWIKRRLEWYYKLGIKKENIKVREHEKDELAHYAKGCVDIEYLFPMGWSELEGIANRTDFDLSRHQEFSGQNLTYFDDETKQRFIPYVIEPSAGADRATLAFLIDSYENQQIDEKDSRVVLHLHPAIAPIKAGIFPLVKKEELISKAKDIYKKLRLKWMVQYDETGSIGKRYRRQDEIGTPFGVTVDFQTLEDNTVTIRDRDSMEQERISINELENYLQEKIEISFD
- a CDS encoding aminotransferase class I/II-fold pyridoxal phosphate-dependent enzyme; its protein translation is MNIENFLSETVKSIPPSGIRKFFDIVSEMKDAISLGVGEPDFVTPWVVREAGIYAIEDGHTHYTSNSGLKELRFEISKYLRERYNVKYDNYQEQILVTVGASEAIDIALRSIINPGDEVIIHEPSFVSYKACTKFSGGIPVIVETKSQNQFKLRVDDIASKITSKTKAIILSYPNNPTGAIMDYYDLKELADFLKDKDIFVIADDIYSELTYGQHHVSIASFPYMYDKTILINGFSKAFAMTGWRLGFAAGNETLIKAMTKVHQYIIMSAPTMAQYAAIEALRNGFSDVTKMVQEYDRRRRLLVTKLNEIGLECFEPKGAFYVFPSIKSTGLTSDQFCHQLLYREKVAVVPGNAFGSCGEGFIRISYAYSLETIKEALIRIERFINFLKTDESKVFLKVE
- a CDS encoding RluA family pseudouridine synthase, which encodes MNLYYKVKEEDIKLTYKQILREKFKISDRMLTLLKKENKIIINPPIFSINQKVSMNTEIIIDLIDRKANILPVYSPFNIVFEDEFFLAVNKESGIATHPSKGHYTDSLANYVEYYLNKNGLSCHLVNRLDKDTSGVVLIAKHSYIHSLVSELMISKNIEKKYFAIVHGKMQNKEGIINLPISISGEKVKREINENGYSALTQYKVIKEYENYSFILLIPHTGRTHQLRVHLSYIGNPILGDKIYGFDDGFEKLFLHSFNVNFYFWFNNTNYNIKAKLPNYFIRLLKIL
- the recO gene encoding DNA repair protein RecO: MKYIKLNGIVLKETDFEDTSKILTLLTDKKGKIQVISKNCKRTHNSLIGVSQPLIYSEFILKKSNDIYLIVSASIIESFFEISKSLDQTIYASYFIELIDNFLDFEQEDENYLRLLLNTLFLLKNNFDKEVLARIFEIKVLSISGFLPNLIYCNKCGRTDIDEVFFSFEEGCIYCSSCKKKHNPSITLDTIKTILLINATELKKIHKIEIPNHVNKQLSSIISKYISIILQKEIHILDFLKFIK